GATAGGGTATATAAATGCCGAGCGGACAAAAAACGGATTAAATAAACTTATTGCAAATCCAAAGCTATCAATGATCGCCCATTTAAAAGCTGAAGATATGCTCAAAAACAATTATTTTTCCCACGTTTCGCCGACCTACGGCTCGCCATGGGACATGATGAAGAAATTCGGAATAATCTATAACATGGCCGGTGAAAACATAGCAAAAAACGCAAACGTGTATAAGGCCCACATCGCTTTAATGAATTCCCCCGGGCATAGAGCCAATATACTAAATAACTCCTACACCGATGTAGGCGTAGGAGTTGCCCACGACAAATACGGTAACGTGATTGTCGTAGAAATGTTCATAAGATAATAAACTATTTGCTGTT
The genomic region above belongs to Caldanaerobius polysaccharolyticus DSM 13641 and contains:
- a CDS encoding CAP domain-containing protein codes for the protein MYKVLLAFTFIFSLFISTANGAAAAVNHRYKQKSYTYNINNSTQQQMPAAYEISQEEQQLIGYINAERTKNGLNKLIANPKLSMIAHLKAEDMLKNNYFSHVSPTYGSPWDMMKKFGIIYNMAGENIAKNANVYKAHIALMNSPGHRANILNNSYTDVGVGVAHDKYGNVIVVEMFIR